The Gordonia terrae genome contains the following window.
ATCGGGGCGGTCTGGGAACATGTCATCGAGATAGCGCAGAGACGTCTGGAGCACCCGGTCGTTCAGAGCCGACACCGAGAGGTGGGTAGCGGCCCATTCGGGGTCGATCCGCGGCATCATGTAGAGGTTGTCGGAGGCGAGCCAATAGGCTCTGAGCCGGAACCAGTTCTGGAAGTACGGAAGGTGTTTCATCGCCCACCGCTCTCCGTCGGGGACGTCGTTGACGACTGTCTTCTCGGGAACGATCCAGTGAGGGGTGCGCACCACCGCGTCGAGTGCGGCCACGTCGTCCACGATGTTGGCGACGACTTGAACGGCCGTGCATCCGGTGCCGATGACCGTGACCCGCTTACCCGTCAGATCCAACTCAGGATCCCATTCGGCGGTGTGGATCACGGTGCCCTCGAAGTCATCCAGGCCAGGGATGTCGGGGATGTTCACGGAGTTGAGCACGCCGAGCGCGGTGATCACGGCCGCGGCGTTCGTTCGCCGCACGGCACCGTCCGGCCCGCGCGACACGACTTCCCACCGCTGCCGCGATTCGTCCCACGTCGCCGACAGCACCGAGGTCGACAGGTGGATGTTCCGGTAGAGGTCGTGCTTCTCGGCGACCGAATGCATGTAGTCCAGGTATTCAGGACCGGTCGGATAGTAGCGAGACCAATTGGGATTCAACTCGAACGAGTACGAATAGTAGTGACTCGGCGTGTCGACCGCGGCGCCGGGATACACGTTGCGAGACCAGGTACCGCCGATGTCGTCGCGAGCCTCGAACACGGTGTAGGAGAAGCCGGCGTCGCCCAGTTTGATGGCTGCGTTGAGGCCGATCATTCCCGCGCCGATCACGATGACATCGAGGTCGGCGGGCGGGGCCTTGGTGACCGGGACTCGGCGGCGGCTGTGCTCGAAACCGGCCTGCTCGAGCAGCAATGGCACGAACTCGTCGGCGACGGAGTCGGTCGTGCACACAGACGCCATACGACGGAAGAGGTCGGGGTCCGGGACGCCAAGTTGTGGAGCGAGGTCGGTGGTGAGTACCGCCGCTGCCCGGTCGCGGATCGCCTCTGCGACCTCAGCCGGGAACTCACCCGGGAGTGTCGTCGAGGTACCGCTCGTCACCCCGTAGTGAGTCGCACCGGCGCCGTCGCTTGCCGTCCCTCGCGCGGCTGCCAGTCTGGCCTCGAACTCGTCGAGCAACGACAGATCGCCGGTGACATGGATCATCGCCATGAGAAGGGAACCCGGTTCGGCGACGCTGATCGCGGAGTGCAGTGCCTCGACGGTCACCTCGTCGTCAACGGCGCCTGCCGGGGCGGGGGACAGCGTGCTCATCGGGCTCCCTTCGATGTGAGTGGTTCGGGTGAGCACCGATCACATGTCTGATGCTCGATCTCTCATCCCATCCGACTACGGGCGACGGCGGAAGGCGGGTGCCCGCTCAGTGGACGCCTGCGGCTCAGAGGTCATCCGATGCGCATGTCTTCGGGAGACCAGTAGGCCTCGACCGAGACGATCAGGCCGTCCGCGGTGAACGTCATCACGTCGATCGGTTCGATCACGACGACACCGTCGGGGGTGTGTGTGCGTACGACGAAATGGAATGCCGCGGAACTGCCGCTGTGCCGGAAGGTCAGCAGCTCGGTCTCGCGCTTGGCCTGAGTCAGTGGCGCGAAGAACGCGGCGATGGCGTCTTTGCCGCGCTGCGGCGCCGACCCCACCGGATCCTCGACCGTCGCGTTCTCGACGTACAGGTCGGAGATCTGTTCCGGCGTGGTCGCATTCGCGATGGCGTCGAGGTACCGATTGACTGCGGCCAGAGCTGTCTCGCGGGTGACTGTCCTGTCGTCCGTCGGGGATGTATGTGTCGTCTCGGTCATGCCGCGCACCGTATACGCCGAACCGGAGATCCTCGAGCCGTTCTCCTGCTGGGTGGACACTGCGCCGCGCGGCGAAGGGGCGACCTGTCGTTCCTCCCGATGAATGGAAGCGACCCATGGTTCGCTCGAACCGAACAAATATCTTGTGGCGATGGCCACAACGACCTATCGGCCTCCGGAGATCGAGGGCGGGATGTATTCACAAGGACCGGACGTGCAGTCCGGCGCGTGCAGGGTGCGCGTCGTCGGCGTCGTGGAGGAAACTCATGATGCGCGGTCCATCTTGGTCGAACCGCATCCCGATCACTCGTCGGCGTTCGACTACAGCCCTGGGCAGTTCCTGACGATCCGCGTTCCGGACGTCGGGTCGGGCACGGCGAGGTGCTACTCGCTGTCGAGTTCGCCGCACGTCGACCCGACAATGAAGATCACCGTGAAGAGAGTCGACGGTGGCCATGGCTCGAACTGGTTGTGCGACAACGTGGACGAGGGTGATGAACTCGAGGTTCTTCCGCCGTCGGGCAGCTTCAAAGCGCGCACGCTCGACGAATCGGTGGTCCTGGTGGCCGGCGGTAGCGGGATCACCCCGGTCATGGCCATCGCCAAGTCCATTCTCTTCGCCGGCTCCGGCCATGTTCTGCTGATCTACGCGAATCGGGACGAGAAGTCGGTCATCTTCGGGCAGGAGTTGCGCGAGCTGACCGGCCGGTTCGCCGATCGCCTCACCGTGATCCACGCGCTGCAGTCGGTCCAAGGCTTTCTGACCGTCGAGGCGTTGTCCGCATTGATACGGCCGCTCGCCGACCGGGCCGTCTACACGTGCGGACCTGCACCCCTGATGAAAGTGGTGAAAGAGGCCTGCGCCACGGCCGGTGTGGAATCGTCGCGCGTCATGTCCGAGCGGTTCGTGTCGCTGACCTCGGACCCATTCGGTGGGGTTCGGGAGTCCGTGCCGGATCACGCCGAAGATGACGGGTCCGAGACCGCCGCGGACGTCGGCGCGATCGAGGTGACACTCGATGGGGAAACGCTGTCCGTACCTTGGTCGGGATCCAAGCGACTGCTGGACGCACTCCTCGATGCCGGCGTCGATGCCCCGTTCTCCTGCCGGGAAGGGGCCTGTAGTGCCTGCGTGTGCACACTGACTTCCGGCGAGGTGCGGATGACTCGCAACGAGGTGCTCGAAGACGAGGACGTCGCCGACGGATACATCCTCACCTGTCAGGCGGAGATGGTCTCCCCGGAGATCTCCATCGAGTACTGAACGAGGAACCGGCCCGACTCGGAGGCTCCCGGCCAGCGGGAGAGAAGCCGATCGGTGTCGCCTTGCTAGTTACCATCGCACCAGCGGTAGGCAACAGGGAATCCTTCGCGATCCCCGG
Protein-coding sequences here:
- a CDS encoding ferredoxin--NADP reductase codes for the protein MYSQGPDVQSGACRVRVVGVVEETHDARSILVEPHPDHSSAFDYSPGQFLTIRVPDVGSGTARCYSLSSSPHVDPTMKITVKRVDGGHGSNWLCDNVDEGDELEVLPPSGSFKARTLDESVVLVAGGSGITPVMAIAKSILFAGSGHVLLIYANRDEKSVIFGQELRELTGRFADRLTVIHALQSVQGFLTVEALSALIRPLADRAVYTCGPAPLMKVVKEACATAGVESSRVMSERFVSLTSDPFGGVRESVPDHAEDDGSETAADVGAIEVTLDGETLSVPWSGSKRLLDALLDAGVDAPFSCREGACSACVCTLTSGEVRMTRNEVLEDEDVADGYILTCQAEMVSPEISIEY
- a CDS encoding nuclear transport factor 2 family protein, giving the protein MTETTHTSPTDDRTVTRETALAAVNRYLDAIANATTPEQISDLYVENATVEDPVGSAPQRGKDAIAAFFAPLTQAKRETELLTFRHSGSSAAFHFVVRTHTPDGVVVIEPIDVMTFTADGLIVSVEAYWSPEDMRIG
- a CDS encoding flavin-containing monooxygenase → MSTLSPAPAGAVDDEVTVEALHSAISVAEPGSLLMAMIHVTGDLSLLDEFEARLAAARGTASDGAGATHYGVTSGTSTTLPGEFPAEVAEAIRDRAAAVLTTDLAPQLGVPDPDLFRRMASVCTTDSVADEFVPLLLEQAGFEHSRRRVPVTKAPPADLDVIVIGAGMIGLNAAIKLGDAGFSYTVFEARDDIGGTWSRNVYPGAAVDTPSHYYSYSFELNPNWSRYYPTGPEYLDYMHSVAEKHDLYRNIHLSTSVLSATWDESRQRWEVVSRGPDGAVRRTNAAAVITALGVLNSVNIPDIPGLDDFEGTVIHTAEWDPELDLTGKRVTVIGTGCTAVQVVANIVDDVAALDAVVRTPHWIVPEKTVVNDVPDGERWAMKHLPYFQNWFRLRAYWLASDNLYMMPRIDPEWAATHLSVSALNDRVLQTSLRYLDDMFPDRPDLKEKLTPTVRPYAKRIVKDPGFFAALKRDNVSLHRASPARVDTHGIILSNGERIETDVIVLATGFKVEYASFIDITGRNGEKLSDRWDGGNDPRAYLGIQVDGFPNLFVTAGPNAAPNHGAGHSITSEEHVHYIIECLQYLVENDKSSVDVRREALVEYNRRVDEALDKTVWAHPGKGTTGYYRNDEGRPIVPCPWRLVDYWTMLRQPDPDKLIFTERESRSGSVGPR